One Nostoc sp. UHCC 0302 DNA window includes the following coding sequences:
- a CDS encoding nitroreductase, with amino-acid sequence MFDLDQTIKDRHSTRKFLSKPVPRILLNEALALAQLAPSNSNTQPWRVVFAEGTRRDRLKTSLLKQAQNFDDSQLPKIVQLPEVFQHYRQELGAQIYGAMGIAREDKVSRERAVLRNYEFFDAPVVGIVCMHRELGDADALSVGIYLQTLMLSLTARGLGTCAQVSLAAYPEVIRSELNISPELSILCGLAVGYTDPDFPPNHLHIKRDPIEKNISFLNDLDLAHRSDWNT; translated from the coding sequence ATGTTCGATCTCGACCAAACTATCAAAGATCGGCACTCAACCCGAAAATTCTTATCCAAACCCGTGCCACGAATTTTACTCAATGAAGCTCTTGCTCTAGCACAACTCGCGCCGTCAAATTCCAATACCCAGCCGTGGCGGGTAGTATTTGCTGAAGGTACGCGCCGCGATCGCTTGAAAACGTCTTTGCTAAAGCAAGCTCAGAATTTTGACGATTCTCAGTTACCCAAAATCGTTCAACTGCCGGAGGTATTCCAGCATTACCGCCAGGAACTGGGCGCACAAATCTATGGAGCAATGGGGATTGCTCGTGAAGATAAAGTGAGTCGAGAACGAGCCGTTCTGCGTAATTACGAGTTTTTTGATGCACCAGTGGTCGGTATCGTCTGTATGCACCGAGAACTGGGCGATGCGGATGCTTTAAGTGTAGGGATCTATTTACAAACGCTGATGCTGAGTCTGACTGCTCGTGGACTTGGCACTTGTGCTCAGGTTTCGCTAGCAGCTTATCCCGAAGTCATCCGCAGTGAGTTGAATATCTCACCGGAACTATCGATTTTATGTGGTTTAGCCGTTGGCTATACTGATCCTGATTTTCCCCCTAATCATCTGCATATTAAGCGCGATCCCATTGAGAAAAATATCTCGTTTCTTAACGATCTTGATCTAGCACATAGAAGTGATTGGAATACGTAA
- a CDS encoding alpha/beta hydrolase, whose translation MQRKIFRTSDGAALSYISIGQGKPIVMLHGWSQSAEQFKYQIPVFAEHYHVIAVDLRGHGESEKVSFGYRVSRLSKDIQELISTLQLEKPHLLGHSMKCSLIWSYLDLFGLNEIDRLVLVDQSPLVISRSHWDAQEIAESGAVLTAEQLNTAVHALENGNALEVTRNLLTSMVTPAMSKEQFEWIVECNQRLPRAIAAMLLYNHAHMDWRDQIVRIRKPTLIITGRKSIIPWTSQVWINQSIPHSELEIFEAAEGGGHFMFIENPEKFNRRVLQFLSRSPEANQEKHTAGLDTLIRN comes from the coding sequence ATGCAAAGAAAAATATTCAGAACGTCTGACGGTGCTGCATTGAGCTACATCAGCATAGGTCAAGGAAAACCGATCGTGATGCTTCACGGTTGGTCGCAATCAGCTGAACAATTCAAATATCAAATTCCCGTTTTTGCCGAACACTATCACGTGATCGCGGTCGATTTGAGAGGACACGGTGAGTCAGAAAAAGTATCGTTCGGTTATCGAGTCTCTCGCTTGTCCAAAGATATTCAGGAATTGATTAGTACTCTACAACTCGAAAAGCCACACCTATTAGGTCACTCAATGAAATGTTCCCTGATCTGGAGCTATCTCGATCTGTTTGGATTAAATGAGATTGATCGATTAGTGTTGGTTGATCAATCTCCACTGGTCATCTCGCGATCGCATTGGGATGCTCAAGAAATAGCAGAGTCTGGGGCAGTGTTGACTGCCGAACAACTCAATACAGCAGTACACGCTCTAGAGAACGGCAACGCTCTTGAAGTGACTCGAAATCTCCTGACTTCAATGGTGACTCCAGCGATGTCAAAAGAACAGTTTGAGTGGATTGTTGAGTGCAATCAACGCTTGCCACGAGCGATCGCTGCGATGCTGCTATATAACCATGCTCACATGGACTGGCGCGATCAGATTGTGAGGATTCGCAAGCCAACTCTGATTATTACTGGAAGAAAAAGTATAATCCCGTGGACATCGCAAGTCTGGATCAATCAAAGCATCCCTCACTCTGAGTTGGAAATTTTTGAAGCGGCTGAAGGCGGCGGACATTTCATGTTCATCGAGAATCCAGAAAAATTCAACCGACGAGTTTTGCAGTTCTTATCGCGATCGCCTGAAGCAAACCAAGAAAAGCATACAGCAGGGCTGGACACCCTAATTAGAAATTGA